CCTACAAGACATGCTGCGCCTGCAGCTGCTAAGGGGGCAGCCAAGCCAAATGCTACCCCCAAAGCCAAGCCTACACCGGCAGCGGCCACTACAATTATCAGCTTCTTCCTTAATGCAATTATATTCTCCTCCGTAAGGAAGGCCTTTGCGAATTTGAGGTATCCCACAGATGCGGGTGGAGACAGACTATCGGAACGGACCGTGCTTCTCTTCCTCTCCTCCTCCCGAAAGATGGCCTCTGCCTTCTTGAACATATCATTGGTATAAAACCCAGTTGCAGTCTTCTCCGCCATCTTCTTCACTTTCATCAAGAGTTGTCCAACCTGTGCCTCATTACCGGGGTCTTCATTGTTGAACAAGTGGTACCGGTCGCCACATTTTTTGATCAGACCTTTAAGGTCAGCCGGAGCATTTCTCAGGTATTCTTTAATGCTCCTCCCCTTAAGCTCATCCCCTCTGGTAAAAAGAACCACGGTGTGAGATTTGAGGGCTTCCTCCCCAAATATGTTGGCCACATTTAGCGCAGCCTTGTTCACATCATCTGTATAACGGCCGATCGGCACCACCAAGAGAAAAGCATGTGGTCCTGGAGTACAGAAAGCCAAACATTTAGCCATCATAGTATTTATCTCATCCTCACTCATGTGAGTGTCCCCGAAGCCTGGTAGGTCAACCACCTCCACTCTTGTTGGTCTTTCCTGGTCAGTGTCCAGTAGCCGCTCAGTGCTTCCCTGCTGACATTCGCGGGTCACCGAGGAGAAGCTGACCTCTGACAGGAAGTGCTCGCTGCCCAAGATGGTGTTGCCGGACGCACTCTTGCCAACTCCTGTATTTCCCACCAGAACCAGCCTGAGTTCTCCAGACATGGTGAGGCTTTTGTTCTTTGTGGCCTTTAGCTCAACTCAGCAGTGGCGGAAAGACTGCAAAACAGAATTAAAAACTGTGATTTAAATGATTCATTTAACCCTCAAAAGTATATTGAGGATATtgccaaagctctcaatttaccggtcgatctacgttcccatcctcacctatggtcatgagctttgggttttgactgaaaggataagatcacgggtacaagcggcccaaatgagtttcctccgccgtgtggcgggtctctcccttagagatagggtgagaagctctgccatccgggaggaactcaaagtaaagccgctgctccttcacatggagaggagccagatgaggtggttcaggcatctggtcaggatgccacccgaacgcctccctaggaaggtgctTAGGGTACGTTCCACCAGTAGGAAGCCACGGGAAGACacctggcacctcagtatatctcggacctcatccaaatttacattcctgctcgcgctctgaggtccgagagccagttccagctcgtggtgcccaagaccagacttaagaccaggggagacagggccttctctgtggtcggccctaagctctggaacactctgcccctccatgttcaaactgctcccacagtggagtgttttaagtctcgtctttggcttttaacactacgtgagttgtgtggtcctctgtcctctggggtcctctgtgttttttatacacattgatttttattttactgttttaattgattttaccctttaaaattgtttttaatcatatttgtttttgtattctttttttaaatattggttttatatgtatttattttttgtttttattcagtcattagtggagataatattgtttttttaatattgtttttaacatggctgtgcaggactttggaaacgttgttgttgtttaaatgtgctatataaataaagtggattggattggattgattggaagacacgttgggaagactatgtctcccggctggcttgagaacgcctcgggatcccccggaaagagctagacgaagtggctggggagagggaagtctgggtttccctgctgaggctgttgcccccgcgacccaaccttggataagcggaggaaaatggatggatggatgaatgaatggatggatggatgaaggaatgaatggatggatgggaccaaAATCAAATATGGCGATGATTCAGTAATTGTTAGTTTGTTAAATAGATAAGCAGTCGCGGGTGTGGAGCTGTCTGGTGCACTAGttggtctacagcaggggtcaccaaggcgggcaccaggtggcccgtaaggaccagatgagtcgcccgctggcctgttctaaaaatagctcaaatagcagcacttaccagtgagctgcctctattttttaaattgtatttatttactagcaagctggtctcactttgctccacatttttaattctaagagagacaaaactcaaatagaatttgaaaatccaagaaaatattttaaagacttggtcttcacttgtttaaataaattcatttatttttttactttgcttcttataactttcagaaagacaattttagagaaaatatacaaccttaaaaatgattttaggatttttaaacacatatacctttttaccttttaaattccttcctcttttttcctgacaatttaaatcaatgttcaagtatttttttttaattgtaaagaataataaatacattttaatttgattcttcattttagcttctgttttttctacgaagaatatttgtgaaatatttcttcaaacttattatgattagaattcaataaaaatattctggcaaatctgtagaatcaaatttaaatcttatttcaaagtcttttgaatttcttttaaatgtttttttctggaaaatctagaagaaataatgatttgtctttgttagaaatatagcttggtccaatttgttatatattctaacaaagtgcagattggattttaacctatttaaaacatgtcatcaacattcacccaaaattaatcttaatcgggaaaaactactaatgatgttccataaatttttgggggaaattttttcaaaaagattcgaattagctagtttttgtcttctcttttttcggttgaattttgaattttaaagagtcgaaattgaagataaactatgtttcaaattttaattttcatttttttcatattttctcCTCTattaaattgttcaattaagtgttttttttcatcatttattctctacaaaaaaccttccgtaaaagtaaaaaaaaatgtacgacggaatgacagacagaaatacccattttcttttatatacatagatttatttatttaaggtaaattgagcaaatttgctatttctggcaatttattgaagtgtgtatcaaactggtagcccttggcattaatcagtacccaaaaagtagctcttgctttcaaaaaggttgccgacccctggtctacatggaAACGTTCCTCGCAAGTCCTGTCATAAAATACAAACTTAGCCGAGCAAAAAGgatgcatatttatccgggagagtccAGATACCATTTTCCTTGACCCAGTAAGTTGTGGACCTCCATTATTTTCAGAGTTTTCACCTGTTCTGTTGTGTAGAATCACGTCAGATGGACAGAACCAAAGTATAAGGATCCATTCCATTGCACAGCTGGATTTTTCTCTGGTAGATCTAGTTCCCTTTGTTTAGTCAGATAGTTCCCACGCTGCAGCCATCTTGACTGTGGTACAGCTGGTTCTCACTTCCAGGAAAAAGTCCCGttgtcaaaatacaaacaataaaaaGGTCATTTGTCATTTTGATCTATTCATCTGACCCAACCCAAACCCTACTTTTCAGTATTTTACTCTTGTATGATAGTTTGCTTTTATTTTAGAGATTTCATGTCAATGCTGTGTGGACTTTTCTTTATTTGATGGTGCCTAAAACAATACGACATGACACAGGTGTGCAATGACCCTGGAGAACAAAACATCTTTCTACCTCCgggtacaaataaaaaaatatcacctTGATGAATGGTTGCATCCCTAGAAAGTATAATGAGCTCATGACAAACATCATGTTATGAAACACAAAGATTATACATCATAATAAGGCTGATGTAGCATAACAGTTATCTCATAGCAGTTAGCTGGTCAAGATTAAAGAGTGATGAAAACTACCTGAAAGTTTCCAGTTAGTTGTCTGCTCCGAGAGGCAAACTTTTGCTGGTGTGAAGAGATTGGAAGGGAGATGGAGAATGACGAGACTTTCACCGGAAGAAGAATCCTCtctgttaaaagttaaaagagtCATTGAATGAAAAGTCAAATCAAATCcagctttatttataaagcgcttttcttacatgaaagaaatgcaacgcaaagtgctttacaaagttaaaaagaGTAACCCGCTGACTCAtatcccccattatcacatacggacacacacacacacacacacacggatcaaTGATGGCATGTCTGAGTAcagacattatttatatatatatatatatatatatattttttttttttatcaaaccaacataaaaatcacaagatacacttacaattagtgcactaacccaaACAAACctgtttttcatgacaaagggggaaaaaaaacaaaacacaatcatTCACAATTATCACAAAACCTATACATCACAATTACAAATAGACTGAAAATGAATACGTCACCATTAAACATTTCATACAATAGGAAAATAAACAATGAGTATGACAGTACAGAAAAATAGAATAAAGTTTTGGGAGCAACAGAAACATCCCAGTATGAAATAGACAGGAAacaacatgttaaaacaggaCTCAGCAGCAAAGCTGTCGAAAATGGAGGGAAAACTTGAGTGAAATGCCGCAGCCACTGTGTGTGAGCGAGAAGCGCCACCGAACAGCACACTAGCCAAAAGTTGGCTAAAACACTCAAACTATGAGCAGAACAAGTGTACATAAACCTATCAGCAACACAATAACAAATCATAACCCTCTTTCACAGCCAGACTCTCTTTAAAACACGAGAGCAGACAAAACACTCACCTAGTGATGGCTGCTGCAACACTGATGTGTCCAGCTGCACGGACCACTTTTGGAAAGTTCCGTGACCAAATATGAGCTATGAGCTCCATGCATCAGCGCATGTGTCGATCTCATAGAGCAAAACCGTGTGTTGGAGCACGTACCACTTTTGGAAAGTCCCGTGACAAATATGAGCTGTTTCCGTTACGTGACCGCGACGTGAACTGTGAGGAACTGACGCCTACGAACCAAACTGCGTTTCTAAGGAAGTGCATCTGTCAAGGAGATGCTGCTGGCCACacaatcgccgcacttctgtcgttggttatttgtcatttatcgtcgtcggagatgttctctcaaagtttccaCTTGATCTGTTAGTCGGGCTGTAACAGGAAGTGTATTTGCATTAAACTGTTTCGGTACAAGGGTTTCGGTTCCGTTCGGGGGGTTTTCTAAGctcaagtcttaacaagctgctttgcttcttctgcctcagcacccagcattgtcccgcccacacaaccatctgattggttacattaaaaagcggTGACAGccaatctcccgtccaaaggcaaaacctagtaactcacttctggctgatttagagaaaacaaaggaaaaccaatctatcttgatgctgtcttacaaagatccacaaagtcatcaaaggtatagatgttttcttgagctttcattttcctgccgattgagccatggattgaatctgctctcatgaacgtgtgccctttctccagatatttgatcacaatctcgggtgggccccattctgcgtttgcacattggacaagagccgtgtacagcgtccagtttttatttggacctccacagttatctgcccaaaagagtatgcaaggggaagaatcaagaagaatacatttaatgaaggtgcttgcaaggtcttccaaatatcccctcctgccataatatcacataatcagcttgaccgtcggcccccattcctgcaaatgtctcattaaagacaataaggcgactgacaaagaagctccgattggtcccttgagatactaggtttttctgttgtatcta
The DNA window shown above is from Nerophis ophidion isolate RoL-2023_Sa linkage group LG23, RoL_Noph_v1.0, whole genome shotgun sequence and carries:
- the LOC133541294 gene encoding uncharacterized protein LOC133541294; amino-acid sequence: MSGELRLVLVGNTGVGKSASGNTILGSEHFLSEVSFSSVTRECQQGSTERLLDTDQERPTRVEVVDLPGFGDTHMSEDEINTMMAKCLAFCTPGPHAFLLVVPIGRYTDDVNKAALNVANIFGEEALKSHTVVLFTRGDELKGRSIKEYLRNAPADLKGLIKKCGDRYHLFNNEDPGNEAQVGQLLMKVKKMAEKTATGFYTNDMFKKAEAIFREEERKRSTVRSDSLSPPASVGYLKFAKAFLTEENIIALRKKLIIVVAAAGVGLALGVAFGLAAPLAAAGAACLVGAAAMAAAASGGTALTVGAVVGAGVGGLVGIVNGLDAKTPMEGVKETAKTVSKIGCVAVVAGVCVGAAVGGTAEVVSVLLGTSSSPSAVTSAGVTSGPVAQSRIIPVVKTVGKAAAVVAGTGAAAAGAAVSFKVKIGKRKTRDSTEMYMDVDLDKKNH